GTATTTCACTTAGAATTTGATACATTTACAATACATAGCTAATCTATTTATATTAGAGAACTTGTAACAGCTAATTCTATATTTACAATGGGGCTTTGTTACTTTAGAGGGGAATCTACTTTATAATCTACTTTATATTCCTTTTTGTATTCACTGTATTGCTTGTATACGTTATATGGTGTTGTATCCGTTGTGATGTGTTGACGTGTAATCTTCCATATTCGGAAAGGGAATTGATATTTCCACGTTTATATTTACTTCATCCACCATTATTTTCTTTAACTTCCTAAAATACCCCTAGGTAATTATTTTCTTTAATTTTCTTTGATGTTCATTCAGCCACCTTATCAAATTGCCTTATTCTCTCATATAACGTCATTCTAGATTCTCTGTTCCTAGTTCAAAGATTAAAAAACAACCCTAAAATTATGAACGCAATTCGCACTTAAATCCTAGCAATTTAGAAACCACCACCTACACTAATAAACCCGCTGAATTTTTCTGAACCTGATGATACAAATTTCTCCGGCAACCGTCACCAAACACGCCGCCACGCGCCACCCATTATGGTCACCGGAATATTTGCCGTCAGCAACTTCGGTGGTGACTTCTTCAACGGTGCCGTCGGAGGTTTCAGCACCACCACCTTCATTTTCAGTCTATCTAGATCTTTTATAATTTCAGTTTGGGTGTTTTTCTTTTAGATCTAATTTGGTTTTTGGGTTTAGatctataactaacttaaaatttcAGATCCAAAGTTCATTTTAGATTTAGCATATGTTACAAGTCGTCGCCGATTTCAACATCACCACTATCCTTTTTGTTGCATGAACGATCAATTTCAAACAGTAACTTATATTAGCAAGTCATATGAACTTCTCCTGCTATTGGCGAATTGATGTGCAAAATGttgaataacaataaaaatgattggATTGGATTTGCTATGGAATGCAGATTTTATCAAACGGATTCAAAATTTGGTGTGTTTGTGTAATGCGCGAAACATATTTAGTAAGTTTGTGTTTTGAGTGCGAGGAAGTTTGTGTGTTGATTTTGAGCAGTTGTGTTCAGTATATCTTCACTAAGTTGGTGATGAAATGAAGGATTTAAGTTTGGTTGATGGAAACATGAAGATGAAGTTTGGGTGAAGGAGAAAAAAAGGGTGGATGATGAAAATTATTAAAGAATATAATTTACCTTCATTAAAGTAGGGGTATTTTAGGaagttaacaataataatgttGGATGTAGTAAAAATAAAGGTGGAACACCTCCCGTTTAGAAATGATGGAAGTTCCTTTCTGATCCAAAAAGTTACTTTTGTTTTAGCTTTCTAACACTTTTATCTATTTAAAAGACTGCAATTGCGTTACACACAAAAATGGCTTATGTGGGGACCAACCTTAAAATTTGTTCAACGACACAAATTAACAACCCGAGCAGATCAGTTGGTCCAAATTGACTTgacctgtgacgatcgctccaaatctatatggacaatacgtcattcattgatttcattgcgaggtatttgacctctatatgatacgttttgtaaacattgcattcttttaaaaaggcacaccataatgaatatttaaatcaaaggttttcgacatctaataatttctacatatatacaatcactgtaaataatagtttacaatagtacttccgttgacaatgcagtcaaaataagatacatggtgatgatttggtgaatgcaacgtttccttgaaaaatatgccatgtatgactccatgcacatagcttgtctaacatataagcaaacagcggaagacttctaggaaacctgagaataaacatgctaacaagtgtcaacacaaaggttggtgagttcatagttttaatgtttcgtataatctgtatataaagatggatcacaagatttcagttgtttcatccagaaacgtttatcaaaaatattctacaagattgagcaccctggtaactaaacttaacgtatatatattttataccctttgtataatcatcttaataatacacgcaaaccaacgtgtacgcttctcaaatagcatacatccgttaaaaggctagcgctctagctcggacggggatatcaagccctatggatccatatactactactcgcgcccaccagttcttataaccggcagttactagttaccaaagctaagggattttcggttcaaactcggtgtagaatttagtatgtacttgtatccagtgcgtttaaaataaagtgcatgtattctcagcccaaaaatatatattgcaaaatcatttaaaaagggagcaaatgaaactcacactttataattattgtaaaacagttattaaagcatttgcatgtattctcagcccaaaaatgtaaagggtaaaagggatcatatgaactcactgtttaatattgatatacaatattgcaggaaagcacgtagacgcatcggagatgataaacacgaggtttgattcacaaaaaaatacccccgaacattacccataaactccttggcaataacccataatttccttagctctagcttgctcgaaaactcattttgaaaattacttggacagcactccgtcgtaatatttgatgtacattattatttttgtatcgcaaaaataataacactaataataaaaaaaataataagattaataataatcttattaataataataataataataataataatataaataataaataaaataaatacggagtaatatgtatgtgtgtgtttttttttttttctttctttactcggcagaaaatgttgcaatttatagaacctggcctgaaatctggggtcatgcgactcgcatggaaatggccttctggccatgcgactcgcatgaggaccagggacagctcacattgttttggctcctagcttgtcgacataatataaaataaatataaatatataaataattaatataattatttatatattatattttattcttgtgcatagtagactagatattttaggtccgttgcgtcgggcgtttcttcttgactcgggtcccggttccggattttcagacgtccttgcgtactattttatatcgtgtactttgcgttccgcaacttgtactcttgtcatttttagacgttcttcatcaataatttgaacctttttaattgtatcttgtacatttgagcattttggacctttccgtcttcaattcttcgttttcgccttttgtcttcgcacttattaaatataaacgaatattacttgaatatggaacaattacaactaaaatcctgtcttttttgggggataatgctatgaaatatatgttcctttttagccttatcaatagccttaaattatcccttaattatatcactcaaagtgtatcttaaactttcgagtgttttggtcatttacttctataaatcatcgtctcgctatttgttaaaatacatttttataatagcgttttactgtagcaaagttactgtagcaaagtcaaattttactgtagcaattcactgtagcaaagtcaatttcactgtagcaaatagtgattttcgaaaacactgtagcattttgagtaatgtggcaatttgaaaacactgtaacaaattagtgtttaactggttcatcttaaacgctttagttaacttatctaaatatcaattgaatcaataaacgaatgttactatcgtttattatatatatgtatatatctttttaatatacataaatcagtttttaaatacacattggaagttatttataaataaattttaataataaatatttcaacttatcatatacattcaaatagatatttaaaccaataagtttaatgtacggtatcaaacaattaatacattgttaccttttcatgttatagtatatatgtatctatttacatataattgttcgcgaatcgtcgaaaacaaccgaagggtatttaaatatataaaagtaattcaaaaattttgagattcagttttacagactttgcttatcgtgtcggaaatgttaatcatacaaagattaagtttaaatttagtcgaaatttctgggtcatcacatgacCAAACGAAAAAATTCAAAATCCTCAAGTACCTTTTGTATTCGGGTTCCATTATATGCAAAAACCAGCACGAGCCGGACCAACAGCACCCAAACTTAGTAGAACAAATGTACAAATACTACTTACTACTCTTGATAGTATTAGCATGTATAAAACAAAAGGTCACATGTTAGCTTTTTTTAAATATTTGTAGCGAATAACTATAATATCTTAGCGAAAAACTTTTGACATATTCCGGTCCAAACTATTTAGCATTTAGCAACAAAAGCATCATATGGATTCAACtgtcaaactcttatgatcctcaGATATTTCAGCTTGAGACGACAAATACTCAAGTGCAACAACAACATCACCAATTAATGGCCGAAAATTTGCTTGCTCCTGGAGACACATTGCAGTAACAGCAACAACATGATGAACAGAACGTGCAGAGACATGACCATGCAATAGCGGGTCAACCAACTGAACAAACTTCTTACGGTCTTTTAAAAACGGACGTGACTGCATTTATTCAAAACAAGAGAATATTATATATAGCAAAGGAAATGTGTACAATATCAAAAGATTAAAAATCCAGATGCTGTGgacaataattaataaattaaatagtgTTGAAatgcaaaaaaacaaaaaaaaaaaaaactaaacttaCCCAAGCGACTAAATTCTGCTCTCCGGGTTTTTTGGTCGAGTCGATTGCCTTACGTCCAGTGATCAGCTCCATCAATATTACACCAAAGCTATATATATCGGACTTTAAAGTTAGTTTTCCACTCATTGCATATTCAGGGGCACAATAACCATATGTGCCCATGACTCTAGTTGATACATGAGTGTTTTCGCCAACGGGCCCCAATTTAGCGAGTCCAAAGTCTGAAAGCTTAGGATTAAAGTCATTGTCCAACAATATATTCGAAGATTTTAAATCGCGATAAATTACAGGTGGGTTTGCTTTGCAATGAAGATACTCGAGCCCACGAGCTGCACCAACTGCAATCTTTAGTCTCGTGTGCCAATCCAACGGCTCCTGATCAGCCCCTAAATccgaaaataataattatttttggtTAAAACTTGCAGCAGGacgttagtcacattaatgcattaAAGGAAGTCACAAGAATCATGCAACATCTTATTCATGTAATAGATAATGTAAGAGCTGACTAAGATGAAGACTTTAATTTGACTTTTTTGAAACATTAAATACATAACTATAATGCAGCAAAATGACCATGGTTGCAAACGGCTGTTGCGGCGGTTTGGTGACTAGTCCGTGCCTTGCCGCCCAAAAACGTCTAATTAGTCGTTCAACGCTAAAATCAGGTCAAAATCGGGAAAAGTCGGTCAATGTTGGTCAAAATTTGACGTTTTGTAGTGTTAACGGAAGTCTCAAGCCCATATAAAAATTAGCGGGAAAAACACTTACTTGCATAGTATTTCATAAAGATAAATGAATAAATACACTATACACTATAATATATTAAACACTATAAAAGACATACTCTGTATATATTATCTAAACTGATGATCATATCATCTTATTTATGAATTATCTACTATTTTAGAAAAATTTATAGGTTTAAAATATTTaagtttcaaacatatatatttaatatatttttatttaaaagtcaacgctGATCGACGTCCATCTCAACCCTCTTTCTAGCCCGACTTGACCTTTCAAAGTCCTGACGGACTCGTCTCCGTCTCGCATCTTTTCATCCTTGACAAAATCTATTATCCATTTACGTTCCCTTAGATGTAGATCATAAATTCAGCCCTAGTACTCTTATTCGAACCACTAAATGAAATTAAGGCAGTAGTTACATGCTAAATGACAAATATTTAACAAGAACTTTAAGAGCTTGAAAGAAAATTCTTACCATTACTAAAAAAAATTTAACCGAAAATCTCACCATTAGTAGAATACTAGAGGAATTATCATGGGTTTCATGTTCTGTTATcaaacaaatactactaataaaatTTTAGGCCTACCAAAAAGATGATTTTCAAGGCTTCCCATAGGCATGTATTCATAAACCAAGAGTCTTTGATCACCATCCGCGCAGTAACCAATTAAAGTGACAAGGTTTGAATGACGCAGTAGACTCAACATAAGAACCTCGACAATAAACTCATGGTTCCCTTGAAGCCCATTGAGGTTGAGCTGCTTTACAGCAACCGCCTGTTTATCAAATTCAACAATCAAcaacaaattttagtacccaaaactAAGTAACAACCATTAACATATTATAGGGTGGTTGGCATATTGCATTTTAAAAACTGATTCTAGTTTAAATTATCTGATTATTTAGCTGCAGCAAAACTGATTATTATCACCTGATTACTTAAAATTTCAAGATAAAAAGTAAAGTAAACAAAGAAAAAAAACTTACTTTCCCAAATTCTAACAAGCCCTTGTAGACGCGTCCGAATCCACCTTCTCCAATCAAATTAGTGTCCTTAAAATTCTGTGTAGCAACCGCAAGATCACGAAAAGTAATACTACGTGCCGCTTTCGCCCTCACAGAATCTGTCACCTTCCTATCTACAAACCAACATAGTAAACAATTCGAAACACAAACATGTCAAtacaagattcacacataatatatatacaatacataaTTTCGATTACGATAAGCTTACCATTAACAACACCCTTACACGCATTTCCCTTCTCATCAACTGTAAATAAGTACCAGAACGATTACAAATGATCAAAATCAACAGCAGTGAACATACTGCTATGACTAATTAACTACCAATAACATTAACAATTATCAAACCTGTAAATTTATTTGTGATATTGCCATCGAAATTCTCGATATCTTTCGAGCAACAATTAATGCACAAAAAACAAGTCATCTGCAATAGTAGCTTATAGCACACAAACTCACCTCCTTTATACAAATAACAAAATCAACAAAATTACACACAGAATCAAACAAAAAATGAAATTGAGCAGACaaataactaacctagggtttcttcTAAAGTACGAAAAATACAAATGCCCTAAATATTTAATAATAAGACATATAACAAATCAACGCGGCATTGCCAAAAAATTCAACAGCCTTAAACAAAATTGAAATCACaaaaaaacaaattgtacaataaataaataaaggtgTAAATGTAAGTAGTTGGAATTCAGCAGCGAAAATTGAAGACAACGTTTGAATCTGGTGATTCGGCTCTCTCTGCTTTTAGCGCGCACTACTCTGTATACGTATGTAGTGTgtggatatgtgtatatatatttataagattTATTAATTGTTGAAAATTGAAAAATCAAATTCAAGTTCAAATACTCCGTAGTTTAATACCACGGTCAACTCGTAACAAGTGTGGTAACATCGCAATGAATATGGATCGAATCTAtactttctattaaaattctataatgattatgatattattaggctaatttctttttttttaaaaatcaaaaacaaaagaaaaaaaatataaccataGTAGGTGATATCATTAATCtatataattttgaattaaaattaaatcttattaattaattattattattaaatcttattaataattaatttaattaataaaattaaataattttaaattattttaattaattattttgaattggttacgagaaggtataaaaatcAATATTATCtcatatgattggatgtggatttttttaatatgcattttagatgTTTGaggaaatgttcagctgacgagtttcttagtcggactctgtggttccacgggtcattaaactaaatgactttagcatttacattcacttaatacctaaaacatatcattaaaccgtttcgtttaaacaaactcgtggttccacatGTCATTTAACTAGTGATATGTATCTAtctatttaatttttaaaattcacatttatttatattaatatttatattaattagatAAAATTCACTCATAtccattttaatatttatatatttatatatttaaatatttatattttcaaaAATTCATTCGTTGATATCCATATCTATCGAATTAAACAAGTATATTGAATTAGTGAAAGAAAATTATTTTTGAGAAAtgattatatttaattttaatgtacATATAAATGATACATATCCGAATGCTATAACAACGAACCTTAAGTCGTCATTTCGAAAATGATTTCCATACGATTACTCAAAGTGCGGGCAAAAGTGGATCATCTTCGGGCAAATATTCTAGTTTTTTCGAGGAGGGTACGAAGGAATCTAAAGATTGTTGGGTTGAAGGGAAGGTTTTTAATTCGAGTACGGCTCCTAAACCAAATCCAAAAGCTAAGAAGGTTAAACCTATGAAAATCCATGGTGAGGTATTGAGAAATTCAACGTCGACGGCATGTGAGGCGCTTCGATTTGGTAGTTTGTTTTTGTTGTAGTGTTTTGTAATTGGTTGTTTATTGTTGTGCTGTCTTTTAGGTCGATTTAATGTTTTGTTGATTTGGTTTGGGTTTGTTGTCATAGTTAGGTAGGTTTTTAGTTTGGTCTTTTGTTTTGATTAGCTCATTTTGTTTGATTTCTTTGTGTGTTTTTAGCCGTTCGAGGTTGGTTTTTCTTGTTTATTGTTTAAATTTTTATCTTTTTGATGAAGTGATCCGTTTAAATAAAGTTCTACGGGgtaggttgtttttttttttttttttttttttttttgaaaaaagttCAAActaaataatgttagtaataaataTGTATGTGGGCCAAAAATGGTTCTCACTTTCAAAACTTTCACCGCTCATGTCTCATGTCTCATGTCTCATGTCTCATGTCTCATGTCTCATGTCTCATGTCTCATGTCTCATGTCATTGATTATACAGGCCCATCAATAAAAAAAGCATTTTAAGTTAAAGAGATTATTAATACTTTATAATGCAACTTGACTTCAACTCAATGTTCATTTTACTCTAACTCATTTTGAATTAACAATTAAATAATTGTGATTTACATGTTAgttctatttttaatatatatttacatttatatgtgttaatataaacaTAAAAGGTAAAAGTACGTGTAATCATAAACATATGTATAATGATGAATCAGGGATGTCCCAATGATTTTGAAGGCTTTGTTCGAGACATAAAAATAGACCCCCTCATAGATATTAA
This genomic window from Rutidosis leptorrhynchoides isolate AG116_Rl617_1_P2 chromosome 2, CSIRO_AGI_Rlap_v1, whole genome shotgun sequence contains:
- the LOC139890144 gene encoding probable serine/threonine-protein kinase PBL21, which codes for MTCFLCINCCSKDIENFDGNITNKFTVDEKGNACKGVVNDRKVTDSVRAKAARSITFRDLAVATQNFKDTNLIGEGGFGRVYKGLLEFGKAVAVKQLNLNGLQGNHEFIVEVLMLSLLRHSNLVTLIGYCADGDQRLLVYEYMPMGSLENHLFDLGADQEPLDWHTRLKIAVGAARGLEYLHCKANPPVIYRDLKSSNILLDNDFNPKLSDFGLAKLGPVGENTHVSTRVMGTYGYCAPEYAMSGKLTLKSDIYSFGVILMELITGRKAIDSTKKPGEQNLVAWSRPFLKDRKKFVQLVDPLLHGHVSARSVHHVVAVTAMCLQEQANFRPLIGDVVVALEYLSSQAEISEDHKSLTVESI